Proteins from a single region of Abyssalbus ytuae:
- a CDS encoding FecR family protein, producing MNKKEAKKLFKKYVNNECSAEEQELLDIFFNSYQGKNNNWVESLLGDEEVFKKNSWLSIESKIYKRKKKSHFLKSYLKYAAVAVIFIGLGFVCQKIFFPMHPQLVIPDENITIQLDNGNIEIIKEEGSLNVVDKNGNLVGTQKGSQLIYRKEAAINTKTEELVYNTLRVPYGKHFEIVLSDSTIVNLNAGSSLKYPVEFVKGQHRQVFLKGEAYFNVKKNYSSPFIVNSNEINIRVLGTQFNVSSYPEDNNINTVLVEGSVSIYEKEVPYTLESSVILTPGLKASWNKNQHKINIEKADIEMHTAWLDGKIIFRHTTFNNIIKKLERHYNVEITNNNSELGKKYIAASFDIETIEEVFEVFKEYYGISYTIINNQIIIN from the coding sequence ATGAATAAAAAAGAAGCAAAAAAACTCTTTAAAAAATACGTTAATAATGAGTGCTCTGCAGAGGAGCAAGAGTTATTAGATATCTTTTTTAATTCTTATCAGGGCAAAAATAACAATTGGGTTGAATCATTATTAGGAGATGAGGAAGTATTTAAGAAAAACTCGTGGTTGAGTATTGAATCTAAGATTTATAAAAGAAAAAAGAAAAGTCACTTTTTAAAATCTTATCTCAAATATGCTGCAGTTGCTGTAATTTTTATAGGGTTGGGTTTTGTATGCCAAAAGATTTTTTTTCCCATGCATCCCCAGCTTGTAATTCCTGATGAAAATATAACAATTCAATTAGATAACGGTAATATAGAGATAATAAAAGAGGAAGGTTCATTAAATGTAGTTGATAAAAATGGAAACTTAGTTGGTACTCAAAAAGGCAGTCAATTAATTTATAGAAAAGAAGCAGCTATTAATACCAAAACCGAAGAATTGGTTTATAACACTTTGAGGGTACCTTACGGAAAACATTTTGAGATCGTGCTGTCAGATAGTACTATAGTAAATTTAAATGCAGGCTCTTCATTGAAATATCCTGTTGAGTTCGTTAAAGGTCAGCATCGTCAGGTGTTTTTAAAGGGAGAAGCCTATTTTAACGTAAAAAAGAATTATAGTTCCCCGTTTATTGTAAACTCTAATGAAATTAATATAAGGGTTTTGGGAACACAATTTAATGTATCATCATATCCTGAAGATAATAATATAAATACCGTATTAGTTGAAGGATCAGTAAGTATTTATGAAAAAGAAGTTCCTTATACTCTTGAATCTTCTGTTATATTAACCCCGGGATTAAAAGCATCTTGGAACAAAAATCAACACAAAATAAATATTGAAAAAGCTGATATAGAAATGCACACGGCATGGTTAGATGGCAAGATTATTTTTAGACACACAACATTTAATAATATTATAAAAAAGTTAGAGAGACATTACAATGTTGAAATTACTAATAATAATAGTGAATTAGGTAAGAAATATATAGCAGCAAGTTTTGATATAGAAACTATTGAAGAAGTATTTGAAGTTTTTAAAGAGTATTACGGAATTAGCTATACAATAATAAATAACCAAATAATAATTAACTAA
- a CDS encoding RagB/SusD family nutrient uptake outer membrane protein, with protein sequence MRNIIYLPLIVLTVIFMSCEDYLDVVPDDVATLDHAFSDEVQAKKYLFTCYSYIPNATRLHEMPGWLTGDEFWVNGLRIENVEKPITIARNGQNTNEPLLNYYEGREGGWSLFRGIRTCNTFIDNIDDVRNMDDVDKRRWKAEVKFLKAYYHYFLMRMYGPIPLVDDNLPVNAEPEEVRTLRRPFDDCVDFIVTLLDEAAEDLPSSILNTTEELGRITKPIALALKSEVLLTAASPLFNGNPDYVSFINSDGSAFFSPYDNEKWKRAADASLEAIQEAESAGHMLYQFSDLITPVPSDRTILKLTLRGRATDRWNSEIIWGNTASSDLQSQAQPNFFTEGQTKVGQWLAPTFKIVKQYYTNHGVPINEDKEWVNRDILSLKTATASESLDIKEGANVPLIHFEREPRFYADLGFNNGTWFGQGKLNESDMHIVNSFNGAASAKGSINNFSITGYFAKKVINYKNTFSENGSYTAVRYTFPFIRLAGLYLNYAEALNEYQGPSSEVYNYIDKVRNRAGLQGVVESWNDYAIDAGKPTTQDGLRDIIQKERLIEFSFENHRYWDLRRWKLLSNYMNGPIEGWNATAETENDFYTLITIYDQKFSFRDYLWPIRAETLSVNTNLVQNPGW encoded by the coding sequence ATGAGAAATATAATATATCTGCCGCTTATTGTTTTAACTGTCATCTTTATGTCCTGCGAAGATTATTTAGATGTGGTTCCGGATGATGTGGCAACTTTAGACCATGCTTTTAGTGATGAAGTTCAGGCAAAAAAATATTTATTCACCTGTTATTCTTATATCCCCAATGCCACCAGGCTTCATGAAATGCCGGGTTGGTTAACAGGAGACGAGTTTTGGGTAAATGGACTTCGTATTGAAAACGTAGAAAAACCTATTACAATAGCAAGAAATGGCCAAAATACTAATGAACCTCTTTTAAATTATTATGAAGGAAGGGAAGGTGGCTGGTCATTGTTTCGCGGTATTCGCACCTGTAATACTTTTATAGATAACATAGATGATGTTAGAAATATGGATGATGTTGATAAAAGGAGATGGAAAGCAGAAGTGAAATTTCTGAAGGCTTATTATCATTATTTTTTAATGAGAATGTATGGGCCTATTCCATTAGTAGATGATAATTTGCCTGTAAATGCAGAGCCAGAAGAAGTAAGAACTTTAAGACGGCCGTTTGATGATTGTGTCGATTTTATTGTAACCCTTTTAGATGAAGCCGCTGAAGATTTACCTTCAAGTATTCTTAATACAACAGAAGAGTTGGGAAGAATTACTAAACCAATTGCCCTTGCGTTAAAATCGGAAGTATTGCTAACAGCTGCAAGCCCTTTGTTTAACGGTAATCCGGATTATGTAAGTTTTATAAATAGTGATGGTTCGGCTTTTTTCAGCCCATACGACAATGAGAAATGGAAGAGGGCAGCCGATGCCAGCTTAGAAGCTATTCAGGAGGCAGAAAGTGCAGGCCATATGCTATATCAGTTTTCTGATCTCATCACTCCTGTGCCATCAGACAGAACGATTTTAAAGTTAACGCTGAGAGGACGTGCCACAGATCGTTGGAACAGTGAAATTATATGGGGTAATACAGCAAGTTCTGATTTGCAAAGTCAGGCTCAACCCAATTTTTTTACCGAGGGGCAAACCAAAGTGGGGCAGTGGCTGGCACCTACATTTAAAATAGTGAAGCAATATTATACAAATCACGGTGTTCCCATTAACGAAGATAAGGAGTGGGTTAACCGGGATATTTTGTCACTAAAAACGGCAACAGCTTCAGAATCTCTTGACATCAAAGAAGGAGCAAACGTACCATTAATACATTTTGAAAGGGAACCCCGGTTTTATGCTGATTTAGGTTTTAATAACGGTACATGGTTCGGGCAAGGAAAGCTTAATGAAAGTGATATGCATATTGTCAATTCTTTTAATGGGGCGGCATCTGCAAAAGGGAGTATTAATAATTTTTCTATTACCGGTTATTTTGCGAAAAAAGTTATTAATTATAAAAATACCTTTTCCGAAAATGGCTCATATACTGCGGTAAGATATACTTTTCCTTTCATACGGTTAGCCGGGTTGTATTTAAATTATGCAGAGGCTTTAAATGAATATCAGGGGCCATCTTCCGAAGTTTATAATTATATAGACAAGGTAAGAAATCGGGCTGGTTTACAAGGTGTGGTTGAAAGCTGGAACGACTATGCTATTGATGCAGGTAAACCTACTACTCAAGATGGTTTAAGAGATATAATTCAAAAAGAAAGGCTAATTGAGTTTTCTTTTGAGAACCACAGATATTGGGACCTGAGGAGATGGAAATTACTAAGTAATTATATGAACGGGCCCATTGAAGGATGGAATGCAACAGCAGAAACAGAAAATGATTTTTATACGTTGATCACTATTTATGACCAAAAATTTTCATTTAGAGATTATTTGTGGCCCATAAGAGCAGAAACGCTTTCAGTCAATACAAACCTGGTGCAAAATCCGGGATGGTAG
- a CDS encoding DUF5000 domain-containing lipoprotein — translation MKLKIKYIYFLAAIFLAGCSEDEKHEPVENDSIVPKPVKNIEVTSVSGGAIIKYDLPDDNDLLYIEAVYNTKNRDFKVRSSIYTDSLKLEGFGDTDNYNVDIFSVDRSENRSEPVTVQVTPLKSPIAKVFDSFTITETFGGAKLQWENETKEQFIITVQSTNSEDGVDGPLEIVETLYTSTSIGDESIRGYDPQEYRFAISIRDRWDNVSGTKQVTIIPLHERELDKGLFKEIILPGDTKQVYFWNPDVDSTIPNLWDEEHDNDEDRIAGLTGDMPDNYYYTFDLGVEVKLSRMKFWQFTINALDFLYYDAQYKKFEIWGTTELDLTGSWDKWYKLRDCEIIKPSGLPLGKKNYNDEDVEAALKGHDFDFPFDTPPVRYIRIKVNSTFSGLNWASAGEMSFWGDY, via the coding sequence ATGAAACTAAAAATCAAATATATATATTTTTTAGCAGCTATTTTCTTAGCTGGGTGTTCAGAAGATGAAAAACATGAACCTGTAGAGAATGATTCAATTGTACCTAAACCGGTAAAAAATATTGAAGTTACAAGTGTGTCCGGAGGTGCAATTATAAAATATGATTTGCCGGATGATAACGATCTATTGTATATTGAAGCTGTCTACAATACCAAGAATAGAGATTTTAAGGTAAGATCATCAATATATACTGATTCCCTTAAACTCGAGGGTTTTGGAGATACAGATAATTATAATGTGGATATTTTTAGTGTAGACCGTAGTGAAAACCGGTCAGAACCTGTCACTGTACAAGTAACCCCCTTAAAATCACCTATTGCTAAAGTTTTTGATAGTTTTACCATCACCGAAACTTTTGGGGGAGCCAAGCTTCAATGGGAAAATGAAACAAAAGAACAATTTATTATTACAGTACAATCCACGAATAGTGAAGATGGAGTAGACGGACCTTTAGAAATTGTTGAAACACTTTATACTTCAACATCAATAGGAGACGAATCCATCAGGGGATATGACCCGCAGGAATATCGTTTTGCCATAAGCATACGGGACAGATGGGATAATGTCTCCGGCACAAAACAAGTTACAATTATTCCCTTACACGAAAGAGAACTCGATAAGGGTTTATTTAAAGAAATAATACTTCCCGGTGATACTAAACAGGTATATTTTTGGAACCCTGACGTAGATTCCACAATACCAAATTTATGGGATGAAGAACATGACAATGATGAGGACAGAATAGCCGGTCTTACAGGGGATATGCCCGATAATTATTATTACACTTTTGATTTGGGGGTTGAAGTAAAATTGAGCCGAATGAAATTCTGGCAGTTTACCATTAACGCTTTAGATTTTTTATATTATGATGCACAATATAAAAAATTTGAAATATGGGGTACTACCGAATTGGATTTGACTGGTAGCTGGGATAAATGGTATAAACTCAGGGACTGTGAAATAATAAAACCGTCAGGATTGCCCCTGGGGAAAAAGAATTATAATGATGAAGATGTAGAAGCAGCATTAAAAGGGCATGATTTTGATTTTCCGTTTGATACCCCTCCTGTCAGGTATATCAGAATTAAAGTGAATTCTACATTTTC
- a CDS encoding TonB-dependent receptor, which yields MKKIRGLKERDSFPLNVTLRMKLTTLFLIVSLFQLQANDTYAQKTKISINLEQVSVEKVLDKIESLTDFKFIYDYEHINYKRRVSVNAHNEDISSILSKLFKDTKITFKIIKKQIVLKQGKDSSKQTNNFFQQQFLVEGIVNDTNRQVLPGASLIEKGTDNGIQTDFDGKFSLKISNQNAILVVSYIGYKTKEVPINGNTYLNITLEEDTAILDEVVIMGFGTQKKSTLVSSVESITPAEIRIPSSNLTTALAGRLSGLISYQRSGEPGADNAEFFIRGVTTFGYKKDPLILIDGVELTIDDLSRLQPDDIASFSILKDATATAIYGARGANGIILVTTKSGVAGKMKVSVRYENSISTATKNVEFADPITYMRLHNEAFRTRRVMFGLIGGEPYTEKKIQNTIAGKNPMVYPAVDWQKELLKDYTNNQRVNFNISGGGNTVRYYLATSYTNDQGLLKVDKRNNFNNNISLNKLSVRSNINIDLTKTTEIILRNNGAYEDYTGPKYGGADIYTRIRETNPVLFPKYYQPDEANLETNHILFGNAGEGTYLNPYSDLVRGYKQYSKTLLLSQLEVKQDLSVITGGLKARLLLNTTRNSDFSIVREYQPYFYKIYFYDEDTDTYTLTPLNEESGREYLNFSEETPNVYTSFYLEGAVDYTRTFNEIHDIAGLLVYNMRSSLRNNTESLQKSLPYRNMGVSGRFSYAFKRKYFAEFNFGYNGSERFSKNNRFGFFPSAGIGWTVSEEPFFEVLKPIISLFKIRASYGLVGNDAIGDRDDRFFYLSQVNLDNGDRGYTFGSDLDYFRPGVSIDRYENREITWELAKKTDIGIEMNLFNDKVKIIADVFSERRENILMNRAYIPASMGLEASVRANVGEAESEGFDFSIDYNQDFGNSWWFAGRANFTYATGKFKVYEEAENPDSQWLSRVGQSINQQWGYIAERLFVDEAEVLNSPQQFGIYGAGDIKYRDVNKDGVIDFRDEVPIGYPTVPEIVYGAGFSMGYKDFDVSAFFQGAARVSFWIDPEATSPFAGELNVRNNALLKAYADSHWSEDNQDIYALWPRLSPTVVDNNKVRNTWFMRNGAFLRLKQVEFGYSLPRALVYDKWGIQTFRLYFSGTNLLSFSKFKMWDVEMGGNGLGYPTQKVFNFGLQIIL from the coding sequence ATGAAAAAAATACGTGGGTTAAAGGAGAGGGATTCTTTTCCTTTAAATGTGACATTAAGAATGAAATTAACCACCTTATTTTTAATAGTTTCGTTATTTCAGCTTCAGGCAAACGATACTTACGCACAAAAAACAAAAATTTCAATAAATCTTGAACAGGTTAGTGTAGAAAAAGTTTTAGACAAAATAGAGTCTTTAACAGATTTTAAATTCATATACGATTATGAACATATAAATTATAAAAGAAGAGTATCTGTGAATGCTCATAATGAAGATATATCTTCCATTTTAAGCAAATTATTTAAGGATACAAAAATTACGTTTAAAATAATTAAAAAACAAATTGTACTTAAACAAGGCAAGGATTCTTCAAAGCAAACTAACAATTTTTTTCAGCAGCAGTTTTTGGTAGAGGGGATTGTTAATGATACTAACAGGCAGGTATTACCCGGTGCCAGTTTAATTGAAAAAGGGACCGATAATGGTATTCAAACTGATTTTGATGGAAAATTTTCATTAAAAATTTCTAATCAAAATGCCATACTGGTAGTTTCATACATAGGTTATAAAACAAAAGAAGTGCCTATAAACGGAAATACCTATTTAAATATAACTTTAGAGGAGGATACGGCAATTCTGGATGAAGTGGTAATCATGGGATTTGGTACACAGAAAAAAAGTACTCTTGTAAGTTCGGTTGAATCCATAACTCCGGCAGAAATAAGAATACCTTCAAGTAATTTAACCACCGCTTTGGCCGGACGCCTTTCTGGTTTGATATCATATCAAAGAAGCGGTGAACCAGGAGCAGACAATGCTGAATTTTTTATAAGGGGTGTTACAACCTTTGGATATAAAAAGGATCCGTTAATTTTAATTGATGGGGTTGAACTAACAATAGATGACCTTTCCAGGTTGCAACCTGATGACATAGCCAGCTTTTCAATTCTTAAAGATGCTACAGCCACAGCAATATATGGAGCCAGGGGAGCCAATGGAATTATACTGGTTACCACAAAATCCGGAGTAGCCGGAAAAATGAAAGTCTCGGTTCGTTATGAAAATTCTATTTCTACCGCTACGAAGAATGTAGAGTTTGCAGATCCGATTACTTACATGAGACTACACAATGAGGCCTTCAGAACCAGAAGAGTTATGTTCGGGTTAATTGGGGGGGAACCCTACACGGAGAAGAAAATTCAAAATACCATAGCAGGTAAAAACCCCATGGTTTACCCTGCTGTAGACTGGCAAAAGGAACTGTTGAAGGATTATACTAATAATCAAAGAGTTAATTTCAATATTAGTGGAGGAGGTAATACAGTACGCTATTATCTGGCTACCTCCTATACTAATGATCAGGGTTTGCTGAAAGTAGATAAAAGAAACAATTTTAATAATAATATCAGTCTTAATAAACTATCTGTCAGGTCAAATATTAATATTGATTTGACCAAAACCACTGAGATAATACTTAGAAATAACGGAGCCTATGAAGATTATACAGGGCCTAAATACGGTGGTGCTGATATTTATACAAGAATAAGGGAAACCAATCCTGTTTTATTTCCCAAATACTACCAACCGGATGAAGCTAATTTAGAGACCAACCATATTTTATTTGGTAACGCAGGCGAAGGGACTTATTTAAATCCTTATTCCGATTTGGTAAGGGGGTATAAACAATACAGTAAAACATTACTGTTATCTCAGTTGGAAGTAAAGCAAGATTTATCTGTAATAACCGGGGGGCTTAAAGCAAGATTACTTTTAAATACTACCCGTAATTCCGATTTTAGTATAGTAAGGGAATATCAGCCTTATTTTTATAAGATCTATTTTTATGATGAAGATACCGATACATACACCCTTACTCCTTTAAATGAAGAATCAGGGAGGGAATATTTAAACTTTTCTGAAGAAACCCCCAATGTATATACAAGCTTTTATCTGGAAGGGGCTGTTGACTATACCCGGACATTTAATGAAATCCACGATATTGCCGGTTTATTAGTATATAATATGAGATCCTCTTTGCGAAATAACACTGAGAGTCTTCAAAAATCATTACCGTATAGAAATATGGGGGTCTCCGGAAGATTTTCCTACGCTTTTAAACGTAAGTATTTTGCCGAATTTAATTTTGGATACAATGGTTCAGAAAGATTTTCAAAAAATAACAGATTTGGGTTTTTCCCCTCTGCCGGTATAGGATGGACAGTTTCCGAAGAGCCATTCTTTGAAGTATTGAAACCGATAATTAGTCTGTTCAAAATCAGGGCGAGTTATGGTTTGGTAGGGAATGATGCTATTGGGGACCGGGATGACAGGTTCTTTTATTTATCCCAGGTAAATCTGGATAACGGAGACCGAGGATATACGTTTGGTAGTGACCTGGATTATTTCAGGCCAGGCGTAAGCATTGACCGGTATGAAAACAGGGAGATTACCTGGGAACTGGCCAAGAAAACAGATATAGGTATAGAAATGAACCTTTTTAATGACAAGGTAAAAATCATAGCTGATGTTTTTTCTGAACGGAGAGAAAATATTTTAATGAATAGGGCGTATATACCAGCCAGCATGGGTCTGGAAGCCTCAGTACGGGCAAATGTTGGGGAAGCAGAAAGTGAAGGGTTTGATTTTTCTATAGATTATAACCAGGATTTTGGTAATTCATGGTGGTTTGCCGGAAGAGCAAATTTTACTTATGCAACAGGCAAATTTAAAGTATATGAAGAAGCCGAAAATCCTGATTCACAATGGTTATCGCGGGTAGGTCAATCTATAAACCAGCAATGGGGATATATTGCAGAAAGGCTATTTGTTGATGAGGCTGAAGTTCTTAACTCTCCCCAACAGTTTGGAATTTACGGTGCAGGAGATATTAAATACAGGGATGTAAATAAAGATGGTGTCATAGACTTTAGAGATGAGGTGCCAATAGGATACCCAACAGTACCTGAAATTGTATATGGAGCCGGATTTTCCATGGGGTATAAAGATTTTGATGTATCGGCCTTTTTTCAGGGGGCAGCCAGGGTGTCCTTTTGGATTGATCCCGAAGCAACATCTCCTTTTGCAGGTGAGCTGAATGTTAGAAATAATGCCTTATTAAAAGCTTATGCAGATAGTCATTGGTCTGAAGACAATCAGGATATTTATGCCTTATGGCCCAGGTTATCACCTACCGTTGTTGATAACAATAAGGTAAGAAATACCTGGTTTATGAGAAATGGTGCTTTTCTAAGGTTAAAACAGGTAGAATTCGGTTATTCTTTGCCAAGAGCATTAGTTTACGATAAATGGGGTATACAAACATTCAGGCTCTATTTTTCAGGAACCAACTTATTGTCATTCAGTAAGTTTAAGATGTGGGATGTAGAGATGGGAGGAAATGGATTGGGATATCCCACCCAGAAGGTTTTTAATTTTGGTTTACAAATTATCCTATAA